In Streptobacillus canis, one genomic interval encodes:
- a CDS encoding YtxH domain-containing protein: MAKEILEKLEEIEKLAKDSFESSQKELHSNIENLKLNLEESFTQNIKEYKVELVEKLNKEKDELRNSLEYKITEMKDKSEKLSNNFHDKIDLVLEEVKNIVMKG; this comes from the coding sequence ATGGCAAAAGAGATTTTAGAAAAGTTAGAAGAAATTGAAAAATTAGCAAAAGATAGTTTTGAATCATCTCAAAAAGAGTTACATTCAAATATTGAGAATTTAAAGTTAAATTTAGAAGAAAGTTTTACTCAAAATATTAAAGAGTATAAAGTTGAACTTGTAGAAAAATTAAATAAAGAAAAAGACGAATTAAGAAATTCATTAGAGTATAAGATTACGGAAATGAAAGATAAATCTGAAAAATTATCAAATAACTTTCATGATAAAATAGATTTAGTTTTAGAAGAAGTAAAAAATATAGTAATGAAAGGATAA